One window of the Rosa rugosa chromosome 3, drRosRugo1.1, whole genome shotgun sequence genome contains the following:
- the LOC133738187 gene encoding alpha-galactosidase 1-like, whose translation MRKKVGGSAVPTSMIVMAVMLCSLKLMGVSASQLRRNLLANGLGVTPPMGWNSWNHFNCKIEEKTIKETADALVSTGLSKLGYNYVNIDDCWAEIARDVKGSLVAKKSAFPSGIKALADYVHSKGLKLGIYSDAGYFTCSKTMPGSLGHEEQDANTFAAWGIDYLKYDNCYNDGSNPTVRYPVMTRALMKAGRPIFFSLCEWGDMHPALWGAKLGNSWRTTKDISDTWESMVSRADMNEFYAEYARPGGWNDPDMLEVGNGGMTKDEYVVHFSIWAISKAPLLLGCDVRNMTKETLEIVANKEVISVNQDPLGVQAKKVRLEGDLEIWAGPLSGYRVALLLINQGPSNNSITAQWEDIGIPPNTVVEARDLWEHKTLKTRFVGNLTATMNSHACKMYVLKPVS comes from the exons ATGAGGAAAAAGGTCGGTGGCAGTGCTGTGCCAACATCAATGATTGTAATGGCAGTGATGCTATGCTCACTCAAGTTAATGGGTGTTTCTGCTTCGCAACTCAGACGAAATCTGCTTGCCAATGGCCTTGGAGTGACTCCTCCAATGGG GTGGAATAGTTGGAATCACTTCAACTGCAAGATTGAGGAGAAAACCATTAAAGAAACTG CTGATGCTCTGGTATCCACTGGTCTCTCTAAACTTGGATATAACTATGTTAACATAG ATGATTGCTGGGCAGAAATAGCTCGCGATGTAAAG GGTAGTCTAGTGGCCAAGAAATCGGCATTTCCATCAGGCATTAAAGCTCTTGCGGATTATGTCCACAGCAAGGGTCTTAAGCTAGGAATCTACTCAGATGCAGG GTATTTTACTTGCAGCAAAACTATGCCTGGTTCACTTGGTCATGAAGAACAAGATGCCAATACCTTTGCTGCTTGG GGCATCGATTATTTGAAATATGATAACTGTTATAATGATGGCTCAAACCCAACTGTGAG ATACCCTGTAATGACCCGAGCTCTAATGAAAGCCGGCCGTCCcatattcttctctctctgcgAATG GGGAGATATGCACCCTGCTTTATGGGGTGCCAAGTTAGGAAATAGCTGGAGAACTACAAAAGACATTTCTGATACATGGGAAAG TATGGTCTCCAGAGCAGACATGAATGAATTTTATGCTGAATATGCCAGGCCTGGTGGTTGGAATG ATCCCGACATGCTTGAAGTGGGAAATGGAGGAATGACAAAAGATGAATATGTAGTTCATTTTAGCATATGGGCAATCTCAAAG GCTCCCCTTCTTCTTGGTTGTGATGTGAGGAATATGACAAAAGAGACTCTGGAGATCGTTGCAAATAAAGAGGTCATCTCTGTCAACCAAG ATCCACTTGGTGTCCAAGCTAAAAAAGTTAGACTGGAAGGAGATCTTGAG ATCTGGGCTGGGCCACTTTCAGGGTACAGAGTAGCTTTACTCCTTATCAACCAAGGCCCTTCGAACAATTCCATTACAGCTCAATGGGAAGATATAGGCATCCCCCCAAATACTGTTGTTGAAGCAAGAGACCTTTGGGAG CATAAGACACTCAAGACGCGATTCGTTGGAAACTTGACAGCCACCATGAACTCTCATGCATGTAAAATGTATGTGTTGAAGCCAGTCTCATGA